The Alcaligenes faecalis sequence CGCCAAACGGGAGTTTGAGTATCCAGGTCCGGATCGTAAATAGGCGGGTTCTGGCGACGGACTTGCTCCAACAAGCCCTCACCAAACTGATCAATAAAATTGGCCAGAGGCATATGCAGCTCATCGGCATCTTGCTCTGGGGTATCTAGCTGGGGATGTATAGCGCCCATACTGGCTCTCCACAAAAGGGATACGGGGAGCCAGCGGGGCTGCTCCCCGCATGGGTTAGAAAAAAATGTAGAAAAGGCTGGATCCGTAAATCAGCCAATCAGCTTAGAAAAACTACAACTGCAAACGTAGGCGCCCTACCCTGACCCCATCAGAGATGAAATCAAGAAAATGCTCACTTAGGCTCACCCGAACTGCCTTGACAGGGCCAAGCGTGGGATACAAATCGCTGCCCATTATCTGCACAGCTTGCTTATCACGGCACCACGCCAAAACCTCTGCACGCCAATGGTCCAGAAGGGCCACCGGCGACAAGCTTTTAATCAGTTGCCAGGCACGATCATCGAGATCATTCTCCTGAGCCTCGTTAAGGCTGACCAAGTCGCTCACTGCTGAGTAGTACAGAGCCCAACCGATTCGATTGGCACGGTCTGGCTCCTGTAGATTCTTGTCAAATACCCACAGTTGCCCCAGAGGACCAAACAGGTTTTGCTTAGGCAACCTGCCGGTGTGTTTGCCTAAGCGATCCACACCGCCAACCTCCACTAAGTGGCGTTGGCCATCATCACCGCGCAAGTGAAAGCGTTGTATACCGCCTTCCTTATTGCCCAACTGCATCGCAGCCATGAATTGCATCAGCGATCCATCGCGTCCATACAGCGAAACGAACAAAAAGCGGCCGTCCGACTCTCGGATGCAGGCATCTGCCCAGACTTCAGGAAACTCCTCTACTTGGTACATCACCGAGCTCCATAGTTATGCGACTAGCCCCTTCCTCGCAAAGAGGAGGAAGAGGCCAGGCCGCGTCGTTTAGAGAGATGATCAAGCCAAGCGCACGGCAAAGGAGCCGTTAGCTTTATGGGTGATGTCTCGATTCCCCACGTTGTTCCAGGAATCGCGTTCGACCTCAGTGAACATATTTGCTGGCACAGTGATTTTGAGCCGGTGCAACACCGCTTTAAAATACTCCAGGCTCAAACCAAATGGGTTGGACTCATAAAGATTGCTATACAGATACTGATCATCGAACTCGGTCACGTCCGGATCCACAAAATCCACTTGCTTTTCGATGACCAAAAAATAATGCCCCAAAGCCCTATCCCAACCTAACAGCACGGTAACGGGATGATCTTTATAGGTGGTTTCAAAGTAATGACGACTCATGACAAACTCCAGAAAATGAGTCGCAACGTCCCATAAGGGCCGCAGCGACCCCATGGGTACAGGTTAAAAACGCCCAAATGCGGGCTAAACAAACAAGAAATGACTCAAGTTACAGGTCGCCGTGCTCAGCGAACGAATAGCTAGTGGTGTCGGCTGAAGGCCCGACGATCAAATGGTCCAGAACCCTTACATCGATCAGCTCCAATGCTTTTTTAAGCCGCTCAGTAAGTTGGCGGTCTACCTGGCTAGGCTCTAACTTTCCGCTTGGATGGTTGTGAACCAAAATGACCGCGCCAGCATTGTTTTTGAGCACCTCTTTAACGACCTCACGAGGATAGACAGCCGTTTGATTCAGGGTGCCTTGGAACAATTCCCGATACTGGATCAAGCGAAGCTGGTTGTCTAAAAAGAAGACAGCGAAAACCTCGTGTTCTAGGCCAGCCAAACGAGCGACGGCATAGCGTTCCGCAATGCTCGGCGTTGACATGGAAGTTCCCGAAGGCACTAAAGACACAATCGCCTCACGTGCGGCCTCCAATATCTGCCCTGGAGTCGCCAACACGTAGTGCCCATGCGCATCAGCAACATGCAATTGCGCGGGTTCAGGCGCTGCCTGAGCGTATACAGACGGCGCGATGGGTAAAATCGACGTATTGAAAGAAGACATGGGTATCTCCAAAAATCTGGAGACATCCGGCCCCTTGAGGACGGATGTCCCCAAGGGATAAGGCGAGGCTACTGACATGCTATGCATGACTGCAGCAGATAAGAAAAACTACCCAGGCAGTAAAAGACCACCTTGATGCGTTTACAGGGTTGAACGCACCTAAACAACCCCCTTTAGGTTTGATGAGAAGGTTTCCCCAAATGACCTGGACCAGGCCCCTTGAGGAACCCTTCTAATGAAGGGTGAATAGCGCCAACCATTGGCACTGAGGGGTAAAGCATCAGCTGATCTTAACTATCTGACCAAGCCGATGATCGGCAGTAAATTCAATTGCATTGATAGTAGGCACAAACTTATCCAGCATCGTGATGGTCTCTGAGACATTCCCTTTCTCATCCACCTCCAGGTTCTGGATACGTTCTTTCTTCTTAAAGGTATCCCCCTTTATCAGAAAAATCCGGCCGTCTTTCGATTCAATGCAGCCAGTCACCTGGCCGGCCGCCAGCGCAAGCGCCAGGTGCCATTGAGTCATCGTACGAAGCGGTCTTCTGTGATTGGTCCGCACCTGAGAGAAATGAACATCAAAGCCTTGCCATAATAGACTCTGCTTCCATGTATTGAGCTCGTCTTTCAATTGAGCGGCATCGATTCGCACCGCATGAAAGTCAAGCTCCGTATCAGCTGCTGGCACCTGGTAGGGTTCATCATCCCAGACCTCTGGCAATACTTGATCTACGAACTCTCCGGCCTGAGCCTGCGCAAGCCAATCAAGAACGCTTTTACGTGGATGTGTACTCCGGATTTTGGTCCCGAAGATCACACATTGTTTGAATTGCTGCTCGGGGGCCATAAAAAACCGCAAATTGTCGAAATTACGGGCCAAAAATGCCCGAATCTCAGCATCTAAGGCGTAGTACGGAATGATGTAGATAAGCACCCCACCCTCAGCCAGAAATGATGCCGTTTTCTTTAAGAACGTACGCTCCAGACGCTCGGCTTTGTCAGCATCGGCGTTGGCCATGTTCGCCGCATCACTGATTCCAAACCCGTATGGAGGATTCAGAAACAGTAGGCCAATACTGCGAGCCTTAACCACAACGTCATGAAGGTCCGCGTGAATAACCCTATCCAAGAGGCTTTTCGCGTGCCAGGCACGTTCTTTATCAAACTCAACACCCAGAGCCTCAATGCTTACTGAAACCTCACCAGCCCGCTCCTGTAGGCCAAGACGAATGTCAGCCAGCGCCGCACCTTCCCCACAACATGGGTCAAGCAATCGCATAGGTCTTGATGCTGGCATGAGGAAGTGTTGAATCCGCTGCAAAGTCTCATCATCGGTCGGGTAGTACCCGGCTTTGACGAAGTTGCGAGCCAAGCGGGTGAACAAAAGCGCCATTTCACACCTCCTGACCATCAATGAGCGCGATCTCACGGCCAAACACCAGGCCTGCTGTTTCAGGTGAAGGCTCGCCATTCTGAGAAATCCACCAACTGGGTGGTTGAAGGGGGTAAACAAGCAGCCCAAGGTACGGACCTTGTGAGGCAAAGCAAACGATTCTGCATTTACCAATATTGTTGAACCTGACCATCACAGTTTCGCCAATGGCTGGAACAGGCTCTGGCCCGGTCCAGATCAGTCGATCATCTGTACGGTTTCTGTCAGTGGTGTAAAGCGGTAAGGTGAAATAGCGGACAACGATCATTTGGGTCTCCGAAAAATACACGACGAGAGACCCAGACGGATCATCCCGCCGGGAGAGTGATAGAGATAATGCAAACCCATCCTGATGGGTTTGCATGGGTTAGAGGATCAGTACTCCGATGGCAACGTCAGTGTGGTACTGGATCGATCCCATTCTGTAACGATCCAGATTTTGAGATGGTCGTTGACGCGATACGACGACATCAGTCGCCCTCCACACGCTAGAGACCGCTGGTTAAATCGCCAATCTTCGTGGCACAGATCCCCCCAATCACCAATAGCGTGACGAGCCAGGTACTCACAAGCGTTGATCGTGCCTTCTTGATCCAGCTTGGTAACACCTGGCGTAGCCACAACCACACCGAGCTCAAAGCGCGGCAGCACATCGGCAAGAGGCGAGAGATCGAAGGAATCTCTGCACACTGGTTGAGTCTGTTCAGTCATAGTCGGCCTCACTAAAAAATGCGCAGGCCATACCCATGCGGGTCTGTGCCCGCAGGGGTGAAAATGGAAAAACAAAAGAAAAGCGAATGTCACCAAGCCTATGAAAGACCTGGTATACATTCGCTAATTTGGAGGAGCGGACTCCTCATCGGGCACACCGAGGTGTGCTGAAATGGTCGCGTGC is a genomic window containing:
- the radC gene encoding DNA repair protein RadC; this translates as MSSFNTSILPIAPSVYAQAAPEPAQLHVADAHGHYVLATPGQILEAAREAIVSLVPSGTSMSTPSIAERYAVARLAGLEHEVFAVFFLDNQLRLIQYRELFQGTLNQTAVYPREVVKEVLKNNAGAVILVHNHPSGKLEPSQVDRQLTERLKKALELIDVRVLDHLIVGPSADTTSYSFAEHGDL
- a CDS encoding DUF6094 domain-containing protein, encoding MALLFTRLARNFVKAGYYPTDDETLQRIQHFLMPASRPMRLLDPCCGEGAALADIRLGLQERAGEVSVSIEALGVEFDKERAWHAKSLLDRVIHADLHDVVVKARSIGLLFLNPPYGFGISDAANMANADADKAERLERTFLKKTASFLAEGGVLIYIIPYYALDAEIRAFLARNFDNLRFFMAPEQQFKQCVIFGTKIRSTHPRKSVLDWLAQAQAGEFVDQVLPEVWDDEPYQVPAADTELDFHAVRIDAAQLKDELNTWKQSLLWQGFDVHFSQVRTNHRRPLRTMTQWHLALALAAGQVTGCIESKDGRIFLIKGDTFKKKERIQNLEVDEKGNVSETITMLDKFVPTINAIEFTADHRLGQIVKIS